Proteins from a single region of Belliella baltica DSM 15883:
- a CDS encoding PorP/SprF family type IX secretion system membrane protein — MRGIFKTLGMTMLMAVLAIGMVEGQQLPQFSQYIFNGLHINPAYAGYKGEPYIQSTYRSQWVGFEGAPTTFTVTADLSANEGLMGFGVSVLSDKMGPTTTNGAMLSYAYRIQTGRESFLGLGASIGASEYAIDGDMLRANNPDDPNLPQGRVNMFTPNMNLGMFFHNSRFYAGVSAYNMIGRGALEREDIALAYHDFHYYITAGVMIPISSSVQFKPSFLIKEVKGAPTSYDINGMVLFKERLWLGASYRSNMQMGMENLQDNLNQRNAVAFLLEVFATNNLRLGYAYDHSMNVLSDYRNNSHEISVGYYIAPRSVTMKNPRWF; from the coding sequence GCTGATGGCGGTTCTAGCCATCGGCATGGTCGAAGGGCAGCAGCTGCCGCAGTTTAGCCAGTACATATTCAACGGCCTTCACATCAACCCTGCGTATGCGGGCTACAAGGGAGAGCCGTATATACAGAGCACCTACCGGAGTCAGTGGGTTGGTTTTGAGGGTGCGCCGACCACCTTTACGGTGACCGCCGACCTGAGTGCCAACGAAGGGCTGATGGGTTTTGGTGTATCGGTTCTGTCGGACAAGATGGGCCCGACCACCACGAACGGGGCGATGCTGTCGTATGCGTATAGGATACAGACAGGCAGAGAGTCGTTTTTGGGTTTGGGGGCAAGCATCGGAGCGAGTGAGTATGCGATAGATGGAGACATGCTCAGAGCCAATAATCCGGATGATCCGAACCTACCTCAAGGTCGGGTGAATATGTTCACACCGAACATGAACCTGGGGATGTTTTTTCACAACAGCAGGTTTTATGCAGGAGTGAGTGCGTATAACATGATCGGCAGAGGAGCTTTGGAGCGAGAAGATATCGCCTTAGCGTATCATGACTTTCATTACTACATTACAGCGGGAGTAATGATACCTATCTCAAGCAGTGTACAGTTCAAGCCAAGCTTTTTGATCAAAGAAGTGAAAGGAGCCCCGACGAGTTACGACATCAACGGGATGGTGCTGTTCAAGGAAAGGTTATGGCTGGGAGCTTCGTACAGGTCTAATATGCAGATGGGAATGGAAAACCTACAGGACAACCTGAATCAGCGGAATGCAGTTGCCTTTTTGCTGGAAGTTTTTGCGACCAACAATTTGCGACTTGGCTATGCGTATGACCACAGCATGAACGTGCTGAGCGATTACAGGAACAACTCCCACGAGATATCGGTAGGATATTACATTGCACCGAGAAGTGTCACCATGAAAAATCCAAGATGGTTCTAA